In a genomic window of Polycladomyces abyssicola:
- the mdh gene encoding malate dehydrogenase produces the protein MAIRRRKISIIGAGFTGATTALMLAQRELGDIVLVDIPEAEGPTKGKALDMLEAGPVQGFDANIVGTSDYAETADSDLVIITAGVARKPGMSRDDLVNINAKVMRSVTEQVVKYSPNSILLVLTNPVDAMTYEVYRTSGFPKHRVIGQSGVLDTARFRTFVAQELGVSVEDVTGFVLGGHGDDMVPLVRYSYAGGIPLEKLLPKERLDAIVERTRKGGGEIVNLLGTGSAYYAPAASLVQMAEAILKDKKRILPAIAYLEGEYGYHDMYLGVPTIIGGNGLEKVIELDLTEEEKQALDKSAESVRKVMKVLG, from the coding sequence ATGGCCATCCGTAGAAGAAAAATTTCCATCATCGGTGCAGGATTCACAGGTGCAACCACCGCACTTATGCTGGCGCAAAGAGAATTGGGCGATATCGTTTTGGTGGATATCCCCGAAGCGGAAGGACCGACCAAAGGTAAAGCGCTGGACATGTTGGAAGCCGGTCCGGTACAGGGCTTTGACGCCAACATCGTCGGAACGAGCGACTACGCTGAAACAGCCGACTCCGACTTGGTGATCATCACAGCGGGTGTGGCGCGCAAACCGGGCATGAGCCGGGATGACCTCGTCAACATCAACGCCAAAGTGATGCGCTCCGTCACTGAGCAGGTGGTCAAATACTCGCCCAACAGCATCCTGCTGGTATTGACCAACCCGGTGGACGCGATGACCTACGAGGTGTACCGGACGTCCGGATTCCCGAAACACCGCGTCATCGGGCAGTCTGGCGTATTGGACACTGCGCGCTTCCGCACTTTTGTAGCACAAGAGCTGGGCGTCTCCGTTGAAGACGTGACCGGATTCGTGTTGGGCGGTCATGGTGACGACATGGTACCGCTGGTCCGTTACTCCTATGCAGGCGGCATTCCGCTGGAAAAACTCCTGCCGAAAGAACGCCTGGATGCCATCGTCGAGCGCACCCGCAAAGGCGGCGGTGAAATCGTCAACCTCCTGGGTACGGGCAGCGCATACTATGCTCCGGCTGCTTCGTTGGTGCAAATGGCCGAAGCGATTTTGAAAGACAAAAAGCGCATCCTGCCGGCCATTGCCTATCTGGAAGGCGAATATGGATACCACGACATGTACCTCGGCGTACCGACGATCATCGGTGGCAACGGACTGGAAAAAGTGATCGAACTGGATTTGACCGAGGAAGAGAAACAAGCATTGGACAAATCGGCGGAATCAGTCCGCAAAGTGATGAAGGTATTGGGATAA
- a CDS encoding response regulator transcription factor, with amino-acid sequence MDRQKRVLVVDDEPSIVKLVQFNLEKEGFSVDSAYDGTTALQKIEQDPPDLVVLDWMLPKMDGLDVCRKLRQQPKRHLPILMLTAKSDEFDKVLGLELGADDYMTKPFSPRELVARVKAILRRMEAIEQQGDTVEQQPIQVGNLHIDPVGYEVRKDEQEVELTPKEFELLVYMAKNRGRVLSREQLLNAVWNYDFVGDSRIVDVHVSHLRDKIEEDSRNPVFIKTVRGIGYKFEGPKEK; translated from the coding sequence ATGGATCGTCAAAAGAGAGTGTTGGTCGTGGACGACGAACCGTCCATCGTGAAATTGGTGCAATTCAACCTGGAAAAAGAAGGGTTTTCCGTGGACAGTGCTTATGACGGCACAACCGCGTTGCAAAAGATTGAACAGGATCCTCCGGATCTGGTGGTATTGGACTGGATGTTGCCCAAGATGGACGGTTTGGATGTATGCAGAAAACTACGGCAACAACCGAAACGGCATCTCCCGATTTTGATGCTAACGGCCAAATCGGATGAATTCGATAAAGTGCTCGGTTTGGAACTGGGCGCCGATGATTACATGACCAAGCCTTTCAGTCCTCGAGAGCTGGTTGCTCGTGTCAAGGCGATTTTGCGCCGGATGGAAGCGATCGAGCAGCAGGGTGATACGGTAGAACAGCAACCGATTCAGGTAGGAAACCTTCACATCGATCCAGTAGGGTACGAAGTGCGCAAAGATGAGCAAGAAGTGGAACTGACACCCAAGGAGTTTGAACTGCTGGTTTACATGGCCAAAAATCGCGGACGCGTATTGTCGCGCGAACAGCTGCTCAATGCCGTCTGGAATTACGACTTTGTGGGCGACTCCCGGATCGTGGACGTACATGTCAGCCATTTGCGTGACAAAATCGAGGAAGATTCACGTAATCCGGTGTTTATCAAGACAGTACGGGGTATCGGCTACAAATTCGAGGGTCCGAAGGAAAAATGA
- a CDS encoding FAS1-like dehydratase domain-containing protein, with the protein MILGNKQTAGKKWDDLGVGERVEVTRTVADRDILLHLGVMEDTNPIYLHSHDIEYGQLAVPPGLLVGWLTSLVSTRLPGPGSVIREQRLRFPRLLPHGATVTLSVELTEKHPEKKMVTVQAMVRDEDGRSVVEGELLVAPPRPIPSLLHHALDNF; encoded by the coding sequence ATGATTCTCGGGAACAAGCAAACCGCCGGGAAAAAATGGGATGATCTCGGCGTCGGAGAGCGTGTGGAAGTCACCCGGACCGTTGCCGATCGTGACATCCTCCTACATTTAGGTGTGATGGAAGATACCAACCCAATTTATTTGCATTCCCATGATATAGAGTACGGACAGTTGGCCGTTCCGCCGGGGCTTTTGGTCGGATGGCTGACATCATTGGTCTCTACGCGTTTACCGGGGCCGGGCAGTGTCATCCGGGAACAGCGGTTGCGTTTTCCCCGATTGTTGCCGCACGGCGCTACTGTCACCCTGTCCGTGGAACTGACGGAAAAGCATCCGGAGAAAAAAATGGTAACCGTACAGGCGATGGTGCGGGATGAAGACGGGCGTTCCGTCGTGGAAGGCGAGTTGCTCGTTGCTCCGCCCCGACCCATCCCATCGTTGTTGCATCACGCGTTGGACAATTTTTAA
- the icd gene encoding NADP-dependent isocitrate dehydrogenase: MALWEKPTTGEKIVVDNGRLHVPDHPIIPFIEGDGTGPDIWAAARRVLDAAVEKAYGGAKKIAWYEVYAGEKAYNRFGQWLPEETLQAVREYYVAIKGPLTTPVGGGIRSLNVTLRQELDLYVCLRPVRYFDGVPSPVKHPELVDMVIFRENSEDIYAGIEWPAGSEEVKKVIRFLQEEMGVKKIRFPETAGIGVKPVSREGTDRLVRAAINYALKHGRKSVTLVHKGNIMKFTEGAFKNWGYELAEREFADQTFTWAQYDRIKAEKGVEAANQAQKEAEEAGKVIVKDSIADAFLQQILTRPAEYDVIATLNLNGDYISDALAAQVGGIGIAPGANINYDTGHAIFEATHGTAPKYAGLDKVNPGSVILSGVLMLEHLGWQEAADRIYAAMSKTISQKTVTYDFARLMEGATEVKCSEFADRLIDNL, from the coding sequence ATGGCACTCTGGGAGAAACCGACCACCGGTGAAAAAATCGTTGTCGACAACGGTAGATTGCATGTTCCGGATCATCCGATCATCCCGTTTATCGAGGGTGACGGGACAGGCCCGGACATTTGGGCAGCCGCCCGTCGCGTCTTGGATGCTGCTGTTGAAAAAGCTTACGGAGGCGCCAAAAAGATCGCATGGTATGAAGTGTATGCTGGGGAGAAAGCATACAACCGTTTCGGCCAATGGTTGCCGGAAGAGACGCTTCAAGCGGTTCGTGAATACTACGTAGCGATCAAGGGGCCGCTCACCACACCGGTCGGTGGTGGGATTCGTTCGTTGAACGTGACGCTCAGACAGGAGTTGGATCTCTACGTATGCTTGCGCCCGGTTCGTTACTTTGATGGCGTGCCGTCCCCGGTCAAGCATCCCGAGCTGGTGGATATGGTCATTTTCCGGGAGAACTCGGAAGACATCTATGCCGGGATCGAGTGGCCGGCCGGGTCCGAAGAAGTGAAAAAAGTGATCCGTTTCCTGCAAGAGGAAATGGGTGTGAAAAAAATCCGTTTCCCAGAAACCGCCGGTATCGGTGTCAAACCGGTGTCTCGGGAGGGAACGGATCGGTTGGTGCGAGCGGCCATTAACTATGCGCTTAAGCACGGACGCAAAAGTGTCACCCTGGTACACAAGGGCAACATCATGAAATTTACGGAAGGTGCCTTTAAAAACTGGGGTTATGAGTTGGCGGAACGTGAATTTGCGGATCAGACCTTTACCTGGGCGCAATATGACCGCATCAAAGCGGAAAAAGGCGTGGAAGCGGCCAATCAGGCGCAAAAAGAGGCCGAAGAAGCAGGCAAAGTGATCGTGAAGGACTCGATCGCCGACGCCTTCCTGCAACAAATTCTGACGCGCCCGGCAGAGTATGACGTGATCGCCACGCTCAATCTAAACGGAGACTACATTTCCGATGCTTTGGCGGCACAAGTGGGCGGCATCGGGATCGCGCCGGGAGCCAATATCAACTACGACACGGGACATGCGATTTTCGAAGCCACGCACGGAACCGCGCCGAAATATGCGGGTCTGGACAAAGTTAACCCGGGATCGGTCATTCTCTCCGGTGTGCTGATGTTGGAGCACCTCGGTTGGCAGGAAGCGGCAGATCGGATTTATGCCGCGATGAGCAAAACGATCAGCCAAAAAACGGTGACCTATGACTTCGCTCGCCTGATGGAAGGCGCAACCGAAGTGAAGTGCTCTGAATTTGCCGATCGTTTGATTGATAATCTGTAA
- a CDS encoding 3-hydroxybutyrate dehydrogenase produces the protein MDQRRVVVVTGAARGIGYSIAEAFANNGDRVVIGDLNEEAASNAARRIADQTRSGFAEGHVLDVTQEQSVRSLVEKVEKTHGRIDIVINNAGLQHIDRVEDFPLEKWKQLIDVMLTGPFLLTKYTVPVMKRQRFGRIINISSVHGRTASPFKSAYIAAKHGVVGLTRTVALEVAEYGITVNAIMPGAVDTPLVRNQLQHLAKTEQISQEEALHKHLLHKQAIKRFVKPEEVAACALYLASDAAAVITGECIGVSGGW, from the coding sequence GTGGATCAACGGCGTGTCGTGGTGGTGACAGGTGCGGCCAGAGGCATCGGTTACAGTATCGCGGAAGCGTTTGCAAACAACGGAGACCGCGTCGTGATCGGGGATTTGAATGAGGAAGCTGCATCAAACGCGGCTCGGCGCATCGCGGATCAAACAAGGAGTGGTTTCGCCGAGGGGCATGTGCTGGATGTCACACAGGAACAATCGGTTCGATCACTGGTGGAGAAAGTGGAGAAGACACATGGGCGCATTGACATCGTCATCAACAATGCGGGTCTGCAGCATATTGATCGGGTGGAAGATTTTCCGTTGGAAAAGTGGAAGCAACTGATCGATGTGATGTTAACCGGGCCTTTTTTGCTGACCAAATATACGGTGCCTGTCATGAAGCGACAACGATTCGGCCGCATCATCAACATTTCCTCTGTTCACGGACGCACCGCTTCTCCGTTCAAATCCGCTTATATTGCCGCAAAACACGGTGTAGTGGGATTGACGCGGACCGTTGCGCTGGAAGTGGCCGAATACGGGATAACCGTCAATGCGATCATGCCAGGTGCAGTGGATACGCCGTTGGTTCGAAACCAACTGCAACATCTGGCGAAAACGGAACAGATCAGTCAGGAGGAAGCCTTGCACAAACATTTGTTGCACAAACAGGCGATCAAACGATTCGTCAAACCGGAAGAGGTGGCCGCTTGCGCCTTGTATCTGGCCTCGGACGCAGCTGCTGTCATCACGGGAGAATGCATCGGTGTCTCCGGCGGATGGTGA